A stretch of Nilaparvata lugens isolate BPH chromosome 12, ASM1435652v1, whole genome shotgun sequence DNA encodes these proteins:
- the LOC111052964 gene encoding nose resistant to fluoxetine protein 6-like, whose translation MILIILEIIIITSHSSYQVLGDENVYRNFFRKISNSNGVSNSFLMNSVWNALSTIEDVDMENVCLKDLKLFEESYIRGTIWALRMLDATSNFHSGFLQGNIINLGDFKQCLAIVERSPHVKKQFNDSEGEYHKSAKDYHRNGEKHHNIRKQYHVMKEQHNNMGEQYHNIRGQYCMVTFFTPQSKFAPFVTQHYNIQSALCVPSSCTVHNITAILKNGLLELGRQMYFSVDDCETSKSLEPKIGAVEITILVFLVLLGSTLFIATVTDILMCYGHSKLQFYVENSNKYTQLQGIQQIFLMFSLRLNVRSIFKVDTKKNSIGCLHGLRFISACMILSIHRLITDPQPFTNLFMLDNEVRKWDKLFQMNAYLFVDVFFLISGLLVSYNSARIQKMNVLQSFIHRYLRLTPPLLACIFLTILLDMVCDGPYCNSINRLSKEQCLNNSVYNLLYISNLVNSSESCLPHTWYLAADMQLYCISFLLLIIARKQPQHIFKLLAAYWLLSVIITFVVSYVNQIHAGFIGTTHSYEIDSLLLYEQFYMRAGPWVIGFALGLLLKDSKKLQLKKAEMKMGWTLTLICLSISYFGVYPFVQYGFEHGAIVDSLYNTFSHSIFALAVGWIIYACQKGHGGFVNSFLSSILFQRLSKMTYCFYLVHPLVQALQYSQIVSPRTYSDLSQISLLLGDVLYSLMFAAILYVAVEAPVANIENRLLEKSIQGKQNSE comes from the exons ATGATTTTAATCATTCTGGAAATAATCATCATTACCTCGCACTCATCATATCAGGTTCTGGGCGATGAAAATGTGTACAGAAATTTCTtcagaaaaatatcaaatagcAATGGAGTTTCTAATAGTTTTTTGATGAACTCTGTTTGGAATGCTCTATCCACAATAGAAGATGTAGACATGGAAAATGTGTGTCTCAAGGATTTGAAATTATTCGAGGAGTCCTATATCAGAGGAACGATTTGGGCTTTAAGAA TGCTTGATGCTACATCCAATTTCCATTCTGGTTTTCTGCAAGGAAATATCATAAATCTTGGTGATTTTAAACAATGTTTGGCAATTGTTGAAAGATCTCCCCATGTAAAAAAGCAATTCAATGATAGTGAGGGAGAATATCATAAAAGCGCCAAAGATTATCACCGTAATGGAGAGAAACATCACAATATCCGAAAACAGTATCATGTTATGAAGGAACAGCATAATAATATGGGAGAACAATATCACAATATCAGAGGACAATACTGTATGGTGACGTTTTTTACACCGCAGTCGAAGTTTGCTCCCTTTGTAACACAGCATTACAATATTCAGAGCGCTCTATGTGTACCTTCCAGTTGTACAGTTCACAACATAACAGCTATTCTGAAGAATGGATTACTGGAATTAGGGCGACAGATGTATTTTTCTGTGGATGATTGTGAAACTAGTAAAAGTTTGGAACCAAAGATTGGAGCTGTTGAAATTACTATTCT tgtttttctgGTTCTTCTTGGTTCAACATTGTTCATTGCAACTGTGACAGATATTTTGATGTGCTATGGACATTCAAAACTTCAATTCTATGTGGAAAATTCGAATAAATACACTCAACTTCAAG gtattcaacaaatttttctgaTGTTTTCTCTCAGATTGAATGTGAGAAGTATTTTCAAAGTAGACACCAAAAAAAATTCTATTGGATGTTTACATGGACTGAGATTCATCAGTGCCTGCATGATTCTATCCATTCACAGATTAATAACGGATCCGCAACCATTTACCAATTTATTCATGTTGGATAAT gaGGTAAGAAAATGGGATAAACTATTCCAAATGAATGCCTACCTATTTGTTGATGTCTTCTTCCTCATAAGTGGTCTTCTGGTGTCCTACAATTCAGCGAGAATCCAGAAAATGAATGTTCTTCAATCTTTCATCCACCGGTATCTGAG GCTTACTCCACCATTACTGGCTTGTATATTTCTGACAATTCTTCTGGACATGGTATGTGATGGCCCCTATTGCAACAGCATCAATAGACTATCAAAAGAGCAATGCCTCAACAATTCTGTGTACAATCTCCTTTACATCAGCAACTTGGTGAACAGCTCTGAGAGT TGTTTACCTCACACCTGGTACCTTGCTGCTGATATGCAACTGTACTGCATCTCTTTCTTACTCCTTATTATAGCCAGAAAGCAACCTCAGCATATTTTTAAACTCCTGGCTGCCTATTGGTTGTTATCTGTCATCATTACATTTGTAGTGTCTTATGTGAATCAAATTCATGCGGGATTTATTGGCAC AACTCATTCTTATGAAATAGACTCTCTGCTGTTGTATGAACAATTCTATATGAGGGCGGGGCCCTGGGTTATAGGGTTTGCTCTCGGATTGCTGTTGAAGGACTCGAAGAAACTCCAGCTCAAAAAG GCAGAAATGAAGATGGGATGGACCTTAACTCTCATCTGTCTATCAATTTCTTACTTTGGAGTCTATCCATTTGTTCAGTATGGGTTTGAACACGGAGCCATTGTAGATAGCCTCTATAATACTTTCAGTCATAGTATTTTTGCTCTGGCGGTGGGTTGGATTATCTACGCTTGTCAGAAGGGCCATGGAG GATTTGTCAATAGTTTTCTCTCATCTATTTTATTTCAACGTCTGAGTAAAATGACATATTGCTTCTACTTGGTTCACCCATTAGTACAAGCTCTCCAATATTCCCAGATTGTCTCACCAAGAACCTACAGTGATCTATCACAG